AGAGTAATAGACTTCTTTTATGATGAGTTTCTAATGCATTATATTTAATTACCTTATTAAATTTGTATGCTTTGTGCCTAATTTATGTTAAAGAAAATCACAAGGAGTTGCCACTCCTATTAACTGCTATTAATTCTCCATATTTGTTCATTCCCTATTTACCTTCTTTTTATGAGAAGACACACCATGGTTCTGTGGTTATGTAGCTTAACCAGTAATGCTTTATATGAGTCTTTAGAGTTCAGATCTAATgtaaagataggagaaaaaggTTAAAACCTATACATTTTTGTGGTTGTGTTCTCTATCATGCTTTTCCTTGTgtcttttaaaattcatatgtTGCATTTATATGGTTCACTTCTTCATAGGCCTGAAACACTAAATGCGAGAACTATTCAGTATTCAATACATTGACAATGATGTTAAAGATGCAACTCAAGCAAATGGAGAATTGTTACCATTTTTTGTAACAATCAAGCACTTATCTCTGGGCTCTGGCTGTGGAAACATTGCAAAGTAGAAGTTATTGTGTAACTTATAgagttaatataaaatttggtaCTTTCAAGTGCCATATtgtattgtttttgtttgtccttCATTTTCCTTCCATATCAAGCTCTTATCTGCGTTGGTCTCACTTTTAGTTGAACTAAAAACTAAAGATCATTTATCGCCTCATATCACCGTATACTAATAATATACTGTAGAAGTGAGTGGCATGTTACTTTTTGTTGTCTTATGCTTTAATGTCAGTATGGCCATTTTAGCAATTTTCTATTGTACCATTTGTCACCACCGAAGGTGATGCCGCTTGATCCCATCCCCGGTGCCCCCTAATATTCAAGCCATAAATACGAGTGTTTACGGTACGATttggtctatttttttatataaagattatttaaatgaaacataaaaataatatgtagtTTGGTTTAGTTGAATGTAATGTCAAATCTAAATTAAATCAAGCTAATTTTTTTCGTTTTGGTTTATATCGGTTTGatgatttgttaattttttaatttatttttacttgaatttcatttttttaatttcaaaattaattgacataatataaaatttaataactaattaagtcacaatcaatcctttaaaatgatatttacaaagaaatagaacaacaaaaatcaaatttcataaaaaaaagaatattcaatGAAATGCCATATTGTCATTATCGAAATAGAGTTATGGCTTTATAAGAATATAAGAATTGTTAACGTACacagtttaatttgatttttataataataagaagaaaaatccaccagtaaaaaaaagaaaaaaaaaatccaatcttAACCTAGAAAATACAGTTTTTTTtcgtcttttaatttttaatttattttatttttagtttttatgatTAGTTTGAtggtttaaaatatttgaattcgaTTTTAAACACCCCTGTTTGCAATGTCTcctggtaaagaaaaaaaaaaagaagctatttTGACGACTATTTCCACCCGTTTCAAAATAGAACAAAAGAGATATGTGGCGGACAACCAATAAAAATACTGAGCAACTAGTTGAAGGAcgaattcttctttttttttttttttagaggaacgaatttttaattattgtacaTGAAATATGTAATCATATCATATTTATCATTCGATGATACTATACCAAAAAAACATATCATTCAATGATAGATATATACTGGTGGCAATCATTGTctttaactttaattatttgCATTTAATATATAGTATTAACCGAAATAGTGTGtagaatatttaataattcaacTTTCCTAACCAAAATTCCTGAGAGAGTGTTTAGTAGACAGAAAATTTACACACTATTAACTTTTTCAGAAATCTTAAATTGAGTAATTATGATTCTCACgttgatttataattaataacaaaattatgaagaaattataatttttgggaattaattttaactcatttttttaaaaaaaatatttttaaggtgGGATTAGGAATCTAATTTTCTCgaataaagaaaaagttttaattacatattttataaaattctttaattccaaaaaatcatattaaaattaatcaaacatattttatatattcttaataatcataattctcaaaaattgagttatAAGAATAATGATTCTCGGgtataaaaaaaaccataccAAACGCCGCCTGAGACTATTTCTAATGTAAGttgcaattaaaataacaattgtaACTGTAAAAGCAACCTTAAAAGCCGTCTGATTTTATAGGAGAGCAATTCATAATTCATGTGTCATGTGGGAGTAATGATAGTTTCAAATACTAATtccaacttttttattattatcttcgTTGTATATTTTAATGATATGTTATGTGGAAtgatttattaacattttatttaaatatgtttattctCTCTCTAGTtaacttttctcttttatccttatttattttattctttaaacaaaaatcaaaaccaatacaacaatttataaaccttttttaccttttttttaaaaaataaatcccccctttaaaattattttagtttgccTTGATTATCTGAAATACTAAATAATGGATGGAAAACTGAAAATTAAAGACAGATATAATTTGGGAATGTTGTTTAACACTTGTATTTACTTATACAGATTTTCATTGTTTCTATTTACAAGATTTAAATGTGAAgtgatgtttgtttttttttttataagatttgatgtataatattatttgtattaattttagactaaaaatattttttattaaaggaagaaagagaatgtgttacaaataattaaaagatggATGAgtattaatcataataatagtttgaaaaaagttataaatttaaaataaattttttactatcaattaaattaatcatttttttaatcttagtaGATTAGATAATTGAGTATTATATATAAGATCAGACAGAGTAATTATTGATTATACCTTTAAGAGTTAAGTTAGATCCAACAAATAATGactcaattattttgatttttacaataaattattaatttgagtgATACTTAATTTTCTTAAGTAAGATTTTGAGTATGAGACTCGTTGATAAAAGAAACATGCTTGATAATAGAAAATCTCACTAAAAATAATCACTCATGTTTCTCAACAAAGATTAATTATAAGTAAAGtcaatgaataatatatattaatatattttattagttcatcTTTATATCAAGGTTATATGCTCTGTGTGGTATTTTAGTTACTTTCTAgctttttttactaattaaaatttttgtttaactattcaataaactatatttttttagtagcttttaatattttttgaaatgttgcttcaatatatttattcattattattgttatcttttttttaataaatcatgattttattagttTACTATCATTTTACCCATTTCAGTTATTTCACCGgccaattttatcaaacacttataAACTAGTAAGttagttttttcaattttcagttACTAGctaattttttcaacttttaactaatttttcaattaaatttttcaaacATAACGTAAGGCaataataacttttatattaacttattttataatatatttttatattatatcttttattaatttatcttattttatttctacctctaaagtaaaattcaatattattaaaagaaaatattaataattaaaaacaactatatattacaattaaaattatttattgcaaatttaaaatataattgatatatttaaggatattaatttatcataagtTTTAGttctaatataatttacatataaaaaatattcacaataaattttaattttatgaaaacatCTATCATGCTAACTTTTTAAACagaatattatgttaattaataatataggaGTAGATTAATTCTTTATatcaaatagtttaaaataagaacaaacaattgtaaaatagtaataatagagaCTAGTTTTTTAATAATAGTTGTGAGGGTGAAAAAAATAGATTGTCAGCAAATAAGATGTATTTATTATGTGGTTAATGTTAAGTGTTTTATATTACCGATCAATCAAATTATGGTTAAAGTTTAATGTCTTTAATATGTCAGTCTAAactaattttatactattatctATTTTACATTagtctataaatttttttataacataattattataaaaaataataaatttatgatatataataaatttatgtaaacaaatgcaaaataaatatttgaaaattaatttatatatgcaaTTGTGTGtaacttgtttttaaaaaatataactattttttggaaattaaaatgttataataatttataacagtGAAGGATAAAAATAGATGacactaaattaaattattatttttataatagttatagataatttaatactcagaagaaaaaaaaaagataatttaatacATACACTATTTGGTGAGTCtggtaaaaatagtaaaaacttGTACGTGGGTGGGTTAACGGCGGGGACAAAATAGTCACATTACAAAGGTGGATCTCCATCTGAAGAACATAACAGTGACATGCGATCTAAACTGTAACATAACAGAGCTTGAGTTGAGGCACCCtcaccaacaccaacaccaacaccCGCACCGACCAACGCAACAATGGCATCGGCGTTCGTCAAGCTCGATGATTCCCCTATGTTCCAGAGACAGGTTCGCTACTTTCATTCCATTCCTGGATCACACTTTTCGCAATCTAATAAGCTTCAATTCCAGCTTTGCTTCAGATTTGGTTTACTGATAGATACTCTGCCTTTGTCCTACAACATTATTATGCTTTCCTTTGCGCTTAGTTTCTCCTCATACTTTGTTTTTCTTCGCAAATCTTCAAATTGCTGCTAACACAAGCTTGGATTGAGTGTGAAATAACTGTTTCATAGCGAGCGAACCCGAATGATTCGTTAGTTTAGGATAGTGTTGATTGGAATTTGTGGAATGAGGCTTTAGTTTAGGACTTCTTTGGAATTTTTTCGTTGATTTCGATTGAGCAAAGAAATAGGGATTTATACGAGCTTTTTCTGAAAGGAAGGTATCTTCCATTGCCACTTTTTGTTGGATAGATTTGTCTTCTTGGTGCTTTATGATGTTCAGCTAGTCACCTTttctctctgtgtgtgtgtgtgtgtgtgtgtgtgtgaagatGTGTTCTTCCTGTTTTGTTTGATGATGTTCCTTTTGTCTCCGGAAACCagattccttatttttttttttacttttgtacTCCTTTACTCTCTTCAATTTCTGTAACTTGTGCTGTTTCTCCCCAAAATAAGTATGTGCCTATACATTTCCAATTATTTATATTGGTCAAGATTACTGGATTAGTAAGTTATTAGttctttactatttttttatcaagatgATTCCttgctgtaatttttttttttgatgtgGGACAGTTATATTCTCTCGAAGAAACAACTGATGAGTTAACGGATCGGTGCCAGAAACTATATAAAGGGTGCAGGAAGTTTATGTAAGTGCTTAATGGCATTCATGTATAGAGTATTAGATCTGTTTTTACATGTACTAAGTTAAttcttgattttgaatttttatttttatttaggaaTGATTTTCTTGAATACAGCAGAAAGAAGTATAGGGCTAGTTTTTCTCCTCTGTTCATGGTTGTTTCAAGGGGATTTCTATTGTTGATCAAATATGCTAAGAAATTAGACAGCTTTGTTGCATTTGTGAGCCATGTTAACTCACCATTATCTTCTGATTCTTCTCGTTATTCTTTTTAGGAGAATTTCATATCTCACTCTCTAGTTGTACTTTCTCTAGTTTGTTTCTAATAGTATTcttccataacttttcaatctgTTTTTTGACACATTGAAGTTGGTCTATTAATTAAATGCAAATGTGTTTGAACTCAAAAATTGACGTTACCAAACTTGGCCATGAACTGGTATATGTGGAATATCTAAATATTAATGTTCACCAAGTTTAATTAAATGACTAGAGCCAGGGTCTTctgtaataataaattttcatcTATTTGTAATTGTAGATAGTTATTGATTAATGATTGTGGTGGCTAAAAGATGTGGCTTTAAATGTACAAGCACCACATTTTGGTTGAAAATTTTACCAATCAAATTTGCCCAACAAACTATTTGTTGGAACCACTGAAGGTGAAGTTATTAATTCTTTATTCTGCAACTCCTCAGGACAGCTTTGGGGGAAGCATATAATGGAGAAATATCCTTTGCTGATTCATTAGAAGTATTTGGTGGCGGCCAAGATGACCCTGTCAGTGTATCAATTGGAGgttgttgaaatttattttcatatgttgTTTTACTTTCTCTTCTATTTCCGAAGCACAAACTTTGACATGGACACcactatatgtgtgtgtgtcaaatgaaattaaatgtaaacgacataacaaaaaattaaaatgatgatCAAGATTTGTATATTCTTGTATATTCATCTTTCTATGATAATGAGTCTCCCAAAATCATATTGAgagactttattttttaatattttatgttacaTTTTAAGCCAAGATTTAtgaatgtttgaaaaaaaataatactagtgTCTTCGAAGTGTCCATCCATATGGAGGTGCAAGTGTTGGCTCAAGTGTCCGAgctaataacaaattatttttaaacagaCACTTATTGAGGAGTATTCAATATGTGCCGTGCAAGTGTTTGAGAGGTCTCAGTGTCAGTTACATGCCTGGCACCCTAACACCTCAAGCAAGAGGAGTGTCCGTGCTTCATTTATGAAACAACTATATTTTGTGCACTGTTAAATGTGTTAGTAGCTTAtagttttaatttagttttctttAACTTATAAGAGGTTATTAAAAAATGACAGACCTTAccctgattttaattttttaataaatagattTATATGTAGTTTTGgaccacttttttctttttaccataTAACTTTCTCAGGAACAGCCATGTCACCACTCAAGCTCCACATAAACTGCTTTGGTGCCTgatgataatatataataagtgGGATACCTTCTATCATGAAGACAGCACTGACCATTACTAAATGTAAGgtgtatttttctttctaaaactgTTTCTTTATGTAGGGCCTGTGATATCTAAGTTTATTACCACACTGCGTGAGCTAACTTCTTTTAAAGAGCTTCTTCGTTCACAGGTGAGTCCTTTAACCACAAAGCTGCACTTTTTTCCTTGGAAGTTTTAATAGTGACTATGAGACTTGTTACTTTAGGTGTTTGATCTTGAAGGCAATGGTTTTTTGGTCTGCTTATTCAACTAcctcaaattttctaaaacaaacattaaaaaaactcTTGATTTATCTCACTTTAAACTGAATCGTAATAAATTTGACAGGATATAAGTTGGTTTAATGTATTGAGTGGAGTGCCCATATACTGATGGTGTTCAAAAGTCTAGTATTGATTGTGCAGATCATACACTTATCATTCATATAGtagtaaaatgataattatgtgagtttttctcttttctcctttttacttTGTTGTGTCTGTGAATTGTGTCATGTCAAAAGCAGGTCTAACTcgaagaaacaaaaaagtttAAGAAATTAAGTAGTTCATTCCTCTAGAatccagaaaaatcaaatggaACTTCAACAACAGTTTCCTTATTTTGAAAAAGTGAAGCAATGGGTAAATGATGACTAAAGCTATGGAAGTTCCCAGTTAACCTTTTCACCTAAAGAACGATAGTTCTAAAGGTTCCAACTTTGTCTGTAATAAAATTGGACTATACTTGAAAATTCTTTCTTTGTTTAAGCTTTTACTTTCATGAAAATTTGCTGCTTGCATCAGATCTGTTAGGTTGTATAGTAAAGGAATAAAGAGAAACACAAATTAAAGAGCAACACTTGTGTACTTATCTGTGGTGGGCAATTGCTAAAGCCATCTTAATGTTTTGTTGatgtagatttttttattcGAGTAATTACATGACAGATTTCTTGTATAGGTAGAGCATGTGTTGATTGACCGGCTGACAGAGTTTATGAACGTTGATTTGCAAGATGCAaaggtattttctttttctctaggcttaatgtttcttttgtaaaagttgttttattatatatataaattaattattacattacATTTACTTGATGCTTGTTTGTATCAGGATTCTCGCCGTCGTTTTGACAAAGCTGTGCATTCGTATGATCAGgtattgagaaaataaaaaagtctaTTTTCAAAGttgatgatgattttttttaaaagaaaaattattgtatatgCAAATATTACCAGTAATTTTGGTAAATCAAATTGGTGTTCATAAGTTAATGCTTCAATTTTCCTTGTGATGTTTAGATATTCTTATTACAGTTCAGTGCTTCTGTTGTACATTGTTTAAATGATAATTCCTTTCCTTTTGTGAGGCCTAGATATTCTTTTTGTGATGTCTCTTTTGGGTATCCATCCTATGTattgttcctttttcttttccttaagTCGTTTAGTTATTTATCAACTTCTAGGATTCCTCATAAGAGAGTTTcttggatgttttttttttttttttttatataacatggATGATTTTAGTCCTTTGATGGTTAAACTTATCTTGTTTGTATTGGTTCATAAGAATTTTGGCTTTTTAAGGTAATTGACCATGATTTATgtggattaattattttttgcaatTATTTCTTAAGCCCTTTGTTTAATTTGTCTATTGACTGAACAGTTGTTTATGGTAAATTATACTTGGATGAAAGCCCTAGGTAATACCCCCAGGGCTACTCCTTATTAGTATTTGTggtgataaaaattattttagaatcaAACTTCTATTTTACAGTCTAAGTGCTCACATAAGCATTTAGGTAAGGCTTGCTTAATTTGACAGTGGCTTCAGTGCTAATTTAAGTCATCTACAGAAGCCTTGCCTATAAAGACATTCTCATGTTGCACTTGAATGCCTCTTTTGAAAGTGGTAATTTGCTTACATCCTCGATTTCAGCatcataaatttttcatttatctAATGTTTTATGCATATTTGGACtatatttaaaccaaaatacTCAATTTCTCAGAGTTACAATTAATTATGATCTCTAACATATTCATTATCTCTTTAATCCAGTCACGAGAGAAGTTTGTCTCTTTGAAGAAGAATACACCGGAAGATGTTGTTGCTGAATTAGAAGAGGTTTTCTGTATCAATTTTGTTTATGATAAATAGCTTCTAAAAAATTCTAGTCGTATCTGAGGTTTCCCTTAACTTTCATGTACTGTGTGTGCCATGATTTCAGATTATGGTGAAAAACTAATTTTGTGACTTCAGAAGAGACAACTTTAAAAGGATATTACTAAAATTATATCATGTGAAACTTACAACAACCAATCTCTCTTAGGTACTGCCCTGTCATCCAGAGTATTTCATAACTCATGGACTCTAAATGAGTCAATGTTGAGACTATGGCTGTTATGTTAATAGCATTATACCCTGAGATTAGCATCCTTTCTGAATTTAAAGGAACTCCAAAAGTCTGATAGAAACCTTGAACTAGTTAGTACCAAACCCAAAATAACTAAGGCtatgttaagaaaagaaaagagtggcTTTGTAGGGGATCACAACGAAatggaagagaatgaaaaggatttttTCATGTAACTAATTGCTGAGTTGGCAAGGTGGGAAAAACAGGTGATTcggttgtatttttttatcagcaaatctGGTTGTATGGGGTATAAGGCTAGGAAGTGATAATTGAGAGGGTAGGCTGGAATTAGCTAGGACTTTGGGAGAGACTAGGCACTCTAACTTCCtataacttttttccttttagttGTATTTTCTTCCGCACTATTTTTCACACAATCAGGTCCTGTATCACCTTTGAACAGGTCTTATATCATCAACAAACACTGTTAACTTTCAGCGTTACTCTGTTATAATTTTGGCACCTATAATTCATTGAGTGACTATTCATTATCACAAGCCATTATTCTTAATCCAGTCACGAGAGAAGTTTGTCTATTACAAGCACCTATAATATTACAAGGAAATAATTTCtattactatttaatatttatgaatgATGTGACATATATCTAGACATGTTACATCACAAACCATGGTCCATGCCAAGACACCAACAaggattattatattttttttaaaaaaattattaggaaaACCAACAGTTTTTTTTGGAGGACTAAATAGTCAAATTTACAATGATTAAAAACATAGTTaagtcttttgttttttaatttttggcatatttttttatgactgtGTGAGtcgtattatttaattaattttatcatactCTGATCCATGGCAGGATCTACAAAACTCAAAATCAGCATTTGAGAAAAGTCGCTTCAATCTAGTATGTCTTCTACAATTATGAATCTTTTTTGCTGACATCTTcagcttttctttttattattatgaaccTGGCTATTGGGTTTTAAGGAGTGCAGGTAAACTCTCTCATGAATATTGAAGTGAAAAAGAAGTACGAGTTCTTGGAGTCCATTAGTGCAATAATGGATGCTCATTTGAGATATTTTAAACTGGTCTGTAAATTGGTGGCAATTCTTCATAAGTGAATGttcaactctttttcttttatgcttttaattattactttgtACTAAACAAGTTATCTTTTGCTTTAGGGTTATGACTTACTAAGCCAAATGGAGCCCTATATTCACCAGGTATTAAGTGTACTCTTTTGTTTCCCACAAGCAAATATATTGAAGATAAAATTATGAACATACTTGATACAACAGTTGAAAAAGGATGACAATTGGCATGCTTCATTCATTTTTAGTAGCCAAAACTGACCTTATTAAATTGAAGCTAGAGTATTTTATTTGCTAATTTCAAACAACAATATTTAGCACTTGATTGGCATAGATGAAGTACCCTTTACAAGTGTGTAAAACTTAATGTCAATTTCTCACTACCTTCACTATTGAGTGTCATAATTTTCCTCGTATAATACAGTCTccttatttgtaattttgttggCCTTGGAAGAATTGACTTAGCATAGGGATGACACTACTTTGTGACAAAATGTAAATAAGAACAATGGGAGTTATGAACTTGTGAACTTTCAATCACTTGTACAAAAAATTGTTTCTCCCACATTAAAAAGTTGCTCTATCtcttgaaaaggaaaaaaaggaaactaTCGTGTAAGACGAGTTTTAAGGTCAAAATGTGCTTAACCTTTCTCTTAGATATCTCTTGCACTATCTTTACTAGGACTGTATAGCTCTACCATTTTCTTGCTTGTTCTATGCTGTGGGTTCTTCTATGTGATTTGGGGCATGTTATGTATGAGCATTTTTATACATTGTGACACTACAAAATGTTTTCTTTgacagttttattttataatgatcAACTTTGAAGTAATCtctttaatatttgatgatggTGGCTATCAATGACTCATACCTAGATTGTTGCATGAAAATTATGACCTGATTTTACTTTTGTGTATTTTCCTGAAATTAGGTGCTAACATATGCACAGCAATCAAAAGAACTTGCTAATATTGAGCAAGATAAGCTTGCAAAACGGATTCAGGAATACAGAACACAGGCAGAGCTGGAGAATATACGAGCTTCTAGCAATTATATAGAAACCGTTCTAGGTTCTGATGGCACCCATGTTGTGGGTTTGAACTCTTACAGAAGTTTTGAAGCAGGGGTGCAACCTGCAACAACCAAAGGGGAGGCAAGTAATTGGCCTTTTCTGGTTAATATGTGAAAGTTCTCCTGTTTATGACTTTATGTTAAATACATtggttttcatttatattttccctttttctttattttgtgtcttctaaatttaatttttacccTCGCTTACAGGTTCAAACAGTTAAACAGGGTTATCTGTTAAAACGATCATCAAGCTCACGTGGAGATTGGAAACGGAGGTTCTTTGTACTTGATAACCAAGGGAATTTATATTATTACAGAGTGAAGGGTGTCAAACCCATGgtagttatttttgtctttatttgtTTTGACCTATCAAGCAATTTGCTAATGTTTACTTCCAAATCTGTCCCCAGGGCTCTCAGTCATATAATTATACTCGCTCGTCTGAACAAAACAGTGGCATGTTTGGTAGATTCCGTACAAGACACAATAGGGCCACATCTCTAAATGAGGATATTTTAGGTTCTTGTATGGTTGATCTGTGCACATCCACTATAAAGATGGATGCAGATGATACAGATTTACGTCTTTGCTTCCGAATAATTTCtccctcaaaatcatacacACTACAGGTGACTGATTGActtatttcatatatttaaatgattCATAAAACAAGCCACTGTATTGTGTCCACCTATCTTGGTGATAACCAAACATAATTTCTGATCTTGTATTGATCTCTCATTTGTGTGATACAATTTTTCTATTTCAGGAGAAAATAGACATTTTGTTGGTTAAAGTTGTAGTTTTGAGTCTTTTAGATTGAGCTTCTTTGTTAGATCTTGTATCAAATTCTGTGTGCTGGCTTGGTCTAGTTCTGGATTGGTTTTTCGAAGCTGATTTTCCAAATTTGTTTCATCAGGCTGAAAATGAAGCTGATAGGATGGACTGGGTAAACAAAATTACTGGAGCTATCACATCGCTTTTTAATTCTCAGTTTCTTCAACAGGTTATCTGTTCAAACTTTTTGAAGCATAGCATCCTGCCAAGATGTCCATATAAGATGTTATATCAACACTAATTCATTCATAATTGCTGCAGCCTCAATTTGGTAGAGTGCATTCACAGAATAAAAACTCAGCAGCTGGTGCTTCTTTGGCAAGTCAATCAGAGGATAGTCAGAAATCATTGAGGGATGGCATATATTCCAAGGAAGTGGTTAGTGTGTCAAAGATTTTAAGGGGAATTCCTGGGAATGATAAATGTGCTGAGTGCAGTGCTCCTGATCCAGACTGGGCATCTCTAAACCTTGGCATATTGCTGTGTATTGAATGCTCTGGAGTGCATCGAAATCTTGGTGTTCATGTCTCAAAGGTGCATTCTTTCAGATATAGATGCAAACCATTTATTTACGTGATTATGTCTATCTCTATTGTTgcaaataataatactaaatgTACTTAGGAAATAGCATGTTCATGTATCTCCTGTTAAAATGCATTTATTATTCATGGGCATTATATTAGCGTCTAGA
The nucleotide sequence above comes from Glycine soja cultivar W05 chromosome 11, ASM419377v2, whole genome shotgun sequence. Encoded proteins:
- the LOC114375652 gene encoding ADP-ribosylation factor GTPase-activating protein AGD2-like isoform X1, whose product is MASAFVKLDDSPMFQRQLYSLEETTDELTDRCQKLYKGCRKFMTALGEAYNGEISFADSLEVFGGGQDDPVSVSIGGPVISKFITTLRELTSFKELLRSQVEHVLIDRLTEFMNVDLQDAKDSRRRFDKAVHSYDQSREKFVSLKKNTPEDVVAELEEDLQNSKSAFEKSRFNLVNSLMNIEVKKKYEFLESISAIMDAHLRYFKLGYDLLSQMEPYIHQVLTYAQQSKELANIEQDKLAKRIQEYRTQAELENIRASSNYIETVLGSDGTHVVGLNSYRSFEAGVQPATTKGEVQTVKQGYLLKRSSSSRGDWKRRFFVLDNQGNLYYYRVKGVKPMGSQSYNYTRSSEQNSGMFGRFRTRHNRATSLNEDILGSCMVDLCTSTIKMDADDTDLRLCFRIISPSKSYTLQAENEADRMDWVNKITGAITSLFNSQFLQQPQFGRVHSQNKNSAAGASLASQSEDSQKSLRDGIYSKEVVSVSKILRGIPGNDKCAECSAPDPDWASLNLGILLCIECSGVHRNLGVHVSKVRSITLDVRVWENTVLELFDNLGNAYCNSVWEGLLLLDHERLGESNVPMKPCSTDAFQHKEKYIQAKYVEKSLIIREEDIPGNPSVSIRIWQAVQAVNVREVYRLIVTSTSNLINTKYYDESHHAADAKGHQHDPEACLRVEETTETERCFRGWSLLHLACHSGSALMVELLLQFGADVNMCDYHERTPLHHCITSGKNQLAKFLLRRGARPSVKDAGGLTVLERAMERGAITDEELFILLAECQ
- the LOC114375652 gene encoding ADP-ribosylation factor GTPase-activating protein AGD2-like isoform X2 — protein: MASAFVKLDDSPMFQRQLYSLEETTDELTDRCQKLYKGCRKFMTALGEAYNGEISFADSLEVFGGGQDDPVSVSIGGPVISKFITTLRELTSFKELLRSQVEHVLIDRLTEFMNVDLQDAKDSRRRFDKAVHSYDQDLQNSKSAFEKSRFNLVNSLMNIEVKKKYEFLESISAIMDAHLRYFKLGYDLLSQMEPYIHQVLTYAQQSKELANIEQDKLAKRIQEYRTQAELENIRASSNYIETVLGSDGTHVVGLNSYRSFEAGVQPATTKGEVQTVKQGYLLKRSSSSRGDWKRRFFVLDNQGNLYYYRVKGVKPMGSQSYNYTRSSEQNSGMFGRFRTRHNRATSLNEDILGSCMVDLCTSTIKMDADDTDLRLCFRIISPSKSYTLQAENEADRMDWVNKITGAITSLFNSQFLQQPQFGRVHSQNKNSAAGASLASQSEDSQKSLRDGIYSKEVVSVSKILRGIPGNDKCAECSAPDPDWASLNLGILLCIECSGVHRNLGVHVSKVRSITLDVRVWENTVLELFDNLGNAYCNSVWEGLLLLDHERLGESNVPMKPCSTDAFQHKEKYIQAKYVEKSLIIREEDIPGNPSVSIRIWQAVQAVNVREVYRLIVTSTSNLINTKYYDESHHAADAKGHQHDPEACLRVEETTETERCFRGWSLLHLACHSGSALMVELLLQFGADVNMCDYHERTPLHHCITSGKNQLAKFLLRRGARPSVKDAGGLTVLERAMERGAITDEELFILLAECQ
- the LOC114375652 gene encoding ADP-ribosylation factor GTPase-activating protein AGD4-like isoform X3, producing MNVDLQDAKDSRRRFDKAVHSYDQSREKFVSLKKNTPEDVVAELEEDLQNSKSAFEKSRFNLVNSLMNIEVKKKYEFLESISAIMDAHLRYFKLGYDLLSQMEPYIHQVLTYAQQSKELANIEQDKLAKRIQEYRTQAELENIRASSNYIETVLGSDGTHVVGLNSYRSFEAGVQPATTKGEVQTVKQGYLLKRSSSSRGDWKRRFFVLDNQGNLYYYRVKGVKPMGSQSYNYTRSSEQNSGMFGRFRTRHNRATSLNEDILGSCMVDLCTSTIKMDADDTDLRLCFRIISPSKSYTLQAENEADRMDWVNKITGAITSLFNSQFLQQPQFGRVHSQNKNSAAGASLASQSEDSQKSLRDGIYSKEVVSVSKILRGIPGNDKCAECSAPDPDWASLNLGILLCIECSGVHRNLGVHVSKVRSITLDVRVWENTVLELFDNLGNAYCNSVWEGLLLLDHERLGESNVPMKPCSTDAFQHKEKYIQAKYVEKSLIIREEDIPGNPSVSIRIWQAVQAVNVREVYRLIVTSTSNLINTKYYDESHHAADAKGHQHDPEACLRVEETTETERCFRGWSLLHLACHSGSALMVELLLQFGADVNMCDYHERTPLHHCITSGKNQLAKFLLRRGARPSVKDAGGLTVLERAMERGAITDEELFILLAECQ